Proteins from one Diprion similis isolate iyDipSimi1 chromosome 3, iyDipSimi1.1, whole genome shotgun sequence genomic window:
- the LOC124404082 gene encoding abasic site processing protein HMCES, which translates to MCGRTACTLEPEAMCKACQYKDSAGKHASARWQAEETGDGRGYCSSYNLAPTDVIPCVVAGRHFRAEEERVLHPMVWGMIPRWHKGDYRKHGMSTHNARFEGLSASKLYSHPLSLGQRCVIVCDGYYEWKTTKQTSKGSKQPYFIYAKQDEGVKIEDRQTWNKEWSQDDGWNGIKLLKIAGIFDTWLSAENKKIYSCSMITTSANEILSWLHHRIPMFLESDEEVADWLDYENVPLRDALKKLHGPTTDSLKWHPVDPMVNNSRFKSISCYQPIVIEEKKEKVLQSGLMTSWLKTGSMKSVKNKSEIDAFDDKSDIKRLKSE; encoded by the exons ATGTGCGGTCGGACAGCGTG CACCTTGGAACCGGAGGCGATGTGCAAGGCCTGTCAGTACAAAGATTCGGCGGGAAAACACGCCTCGGCTCGCTGGCAAGCCGAAGAAACCGGAGATGGACGGGGCTATTGTTCCTCGTATAATCTCGCCCCGACGGACGTAATTCCGTGCGTCGTTGCCGGGCGGCATTTCAGAGCCGAGGAGGAACGAGTCCTGCATCCTATGGTGTGGGGAATGATACCTCGCTGGCACAAG GGTGACTACAGGAAGCACGGTATGTCAACCCACAACGCTCGCTTCGAAGGTTTGTCCGCGTCCAAGTTGTATTCTCATCCTTTGTCACTTGGTCAACGATGCGTGATAGTATGCGATGGTTATTACGAATGGAAAACGACCAAGCAGACTAGCAAAGGCAGTAAGCAACCGTATTTCATTTACGCAAAACAGGATGAAGGTGTCAAAATTGAAGATCGTCAAACTTGGAACAAAGAATGGTCCCAAGATGATGGCTGGAATGGGATCAAGTTATTAAAAATCGCTGGGATATTTGACACATGGTTGTCTGCAGAG aacaaaaaaatatacagtTGTTCGATGATAACTACCAGTGCCAACGAAATACTATCATGGCTACATCACCGTATTCCTATGTTTTTGGAAAGCGATGAAGAAGTGGCT GATTGGCTGGACTACGAAAATGTTCCGTTGAGAGATGCGTTGAAGAAGTTACACGGACCTACAACAGACTCTCTCAAATGGCACCCAGTTGATCCAATGGTGAATAACTCACGATTCAAGAGCATCTCTTGTTACCAGCCAATCGTCATTGA ggagaagaaagagaaagttcTTCAATCCGGTCTCATGACTTCTTGGCTGAAAACTGGAAGTatgaaaagtgtgaaaaataaatccgaGATTGACGCCTTCGATGATAAGTCAGATATCAAACggttaaaatcagaataa